A genomic region of Exiguobacterium oxidotolerans JCM 12280 contains the following coding sequences:
- the hflX gene encoding GTPase HflX gives MSERVIVVGCQLPDVPDHIYAESVAELEALVTTAHGVVVGRLDQKRQAVDRRTFIGKGKVEELVALAEELEPDLIIFNAEVTPGQMKNIRIALEDPESIKLIDRTQLILDIFAGRAQSREGKLQVELAQMSYLLPRLSGQGTQLSRLGGGIGTRGPGESKLETDRRHIRRRVDEIKKQLETSVAHRARYRERRKENQTFQIALVGYTNAGKSTIFNRLTHADTYEKNELFATLDPLTRQFDLPEGGQILLTDTVGFIQDLPTKLIAAFRSTLEEVLEADLIIHVVDASSEHYLNQMQTTNDVLDELGAGEIPQLEVFNKKDQLTDLFTGGKLLISALDPTDIERLTLEIEKSISEILEYLEIRIPVEAFAHYNPAKEVMMNLKEQYEEDGSVTLKGYLRKDTRLYSTLKQYEV, from the coding sequence ATGTCAGAACGCGTTATTGTCGTCGGTTGTCAGCTCCCCGATGTGCCAGACCATATTTATGCAGAATCGGTCGCGGAGCTTGAAGCACTCGTCACGACTGCGCACGGAGTCGTCGTTGGACGACTCGATCAAAAACGGCAAGCAGTCGATCGGCGTACGTTTATCGGAAAAGGGAAGGTCGAGGAACTGGTCGCGCTAGCGGAAGAACTCGAACCGGATTTAATTATTTTTAATGCAGAAGTTACTCCCGGTCAGATGAAGAACATCCGGATTGCACTTGAAGACCCGGAATCAATTAAATTGATTGACCGGACACAGTTGATTCTCGATATCTTTGCCGGACGTGCCCAGTCACGGGAAGGGAAACTGCAAGTCGAGCTCGCGCAAATGAGTTATTTGTTACCGCGTCTCAGTGGACAAGGAACGCAACTGTCACGTCTTGGTGGTGGGATCGGGACACGTGGTCCGGGTGAATCGAAACTTGAGACGGACCGTCGCCATATCCGTCGCCGTGTCGATGAAATCAAGAAACAGCTTGAGACATCGGTCGCGCACCGGGCCCGTTACCGGGAGCGTCGTAAAGAAAATCAGACGTTCCAAATCGCACTCGTCGGGTACACGAATGCCGGGAAGTCGACGATCTTCAATCGCTTGACGCACGCCGACACGTATGAAAAAAATGAATTGTTCGCGACGCTTGATCCATTGACACGTCAGTTCGATTTACCGGAAGGCGGACAAATCCTGTTGACGGATACGGTTGGATTCATCCAAGACCTTCCGACGAAATTGATTGCTGCCTTCCGTTCGACGCTGGAAGAGGTCCTCGAAGCCGATTTAATCATCCATGTCGTCGATGCCTCGAGTGAACACTATCTCAACCAAATGCAGACAACGAACGATGTCCTCGATGAGCTCGGAGCGGGTGAAATTCCGCAACTCGAAGTCTTCAATAAAAAAGACCAGTTGACAGACTTGTTCACCGGAGGAAAATTGCTGATCTCAGCACTCGATCCGACTGATATCGAACGGTTAACGCTCGAAATCGAAAAGTCGATTAGTGAGATTTTGGAATATCTCGAAATCCGGATTCCGGTCGAGGCGTTTGCTCACTATAACCCGGCAAAAGAAGTCATGATGAATTTAAAAGAACAATATGAAGAGGATGGATCGGTCACGCTTAAAGGGTACTTGCGTAAAGACACGCGTCTCTACTCGACATTGAAACAATACGAGGTGTAA